One genomic window of Niveibacterium sp. SC-1 includes the following:
- a CDS encoding VC_2705 family sodium/solute symporter: MDPYTRRLGRLFFLYVLAFFGFIALMAIAERAGLSQRAIGYVFLLAPIAVYAAIGVNSRTSDVTEYYVAGRRVPAVFNGMATAADWMSAASFIGLAGILYFSGFDGLAFVMGWTGGYVLVSLLLAPYLRRFGQFTIPDFFAARYEGNAPRLIAIGIAVIASFVYVVAQIYAVGLVTSRFAGIQFEIGVFVGLAGVLVCSFLGGMRAITWTQVTQYIVRIVAYLVPLVILSSQITQHWLPQFSYGRVLERLGGVEAQLRSDPREGEVKALREVRGERYAAQVQALPGSLELARDAARKRLDELLADPDAHARDIASAQRVLRELPATPVEAARSWSRQSREEYTQAQPLRAQAQPFEGASATETAKARLNFFALVLVLMLGTAGMPHILTRYYTTPGVASARRSVFWSLFFILLLYLAAPAYAVFAKWQVYTHVVGLPIHELPQWVGSWARVGMVRVEDVNGDGVLQLAELSLNPDVIVLALPEIAGLPYVVSGLIAAGGLAAALSTADGLLLTISSALSHDLYYRMINPGASIPRRLVVSKTALLLVAFLAAALASTRPESIVQTVGFAFSIAAAGFFPALVLGFFWVRANKWGALAGMLAGLAITLYYAARTHPFLGGSMEHAWFGIEPIASGVFGVMTGFVVMVVVTLLTPPPPAAVRELVESTRHPAPDEGAT, from the coding sequence ATGGATCCGTACACCCGCAGACTTGGCCGGCTCTTCTTTCTGTATGTCCTGGCCTTCTTCGGGTTCATCGCCCTGATGGCGATCGCCGAGCGCGCGGGGCTCTCGCAGCGGGCCATCGGCTACGTCTTCCTGCTCGCACCGATCGCGGTGTACGCGGCCATCGGCGTCAATTCGCGCACCTCGGACGTCACCGAGTACTACGTGGCGGGTCGCCGCGTGCCCGCGGTGTTCAACGGGATGGCGACCGCAGCGGACTGGATGAGCGCGGCCAGCTTCATCGGCCTCGCCGGCATCCTCTACTTTTCCGGCTTCGACGGGCTTGCCTTCGTCATGGGCTGGACCGGTGGCTACGTGTTGGTCTCGTTGCTCCTGGCGCCGTACCTGCGCCGTTTCGGGCAATTCACGATTCCGGATTTCTTTGCCGCGCGCTACGAGGGCAATGCACCGCGCCTGATCGCGATCGGCATCGCCGTGATCGCGAGCTTTGTTTACGTGGTCGCGCAGATCTATGCGGTGGGTCTGGTCACCAGTCGTTTCGCTGGCATCCAGTTCGAGATCGGGGTTTTCGTCGGACTGGCAGGCGTGCTGGTGTGCTCCTTCCTCGGCGGCATGCGGGCGATCACCTGGACGCAGGTCACGCAGTACATCGTGCGGATCGTCGCGTACCTCGTGCCGCTGGTGATCCTCTCATCGCAGATCACCCAGCACTGGTTGCCGCAGTTCTCGTACGGACGCGTGCTGGAGCGTCTGGGTGGCGTGGAGGCGCAATTGCGCAGCGATCCGCGGGAGGGGGAGGTCAAGGCCCTGCGCGAGGTCCGTGGCGAGCGCTACGCCGCGCAGGTGCAGGCGCTTCCGGGCTCGCTCGAGCTCGCACGCGACGCCGCGCGCAAGCGCCTGGACGAGCTGCTCGCGGACCCGGACGCGCATGCGCGCGACATCGCCAGCGCGCAGCGCGTCCTGCGCGAACTGCCGGCGACACCGGTGGAGGCCGCGCGCAGCTGGAGCCGGCAGAGCCGTGAGGAATACACGCAGGCGCAACCCTTGCGCGCCCAGGCTCAACCCTTCGAAGGGGCCAGCGCCACCGAGACGGCAAAGGCAAGGCTCAACTTCTTCGCGCTGGTGCTGGTGCTGATGCTCGGGACTGCGGGCATGCCGCATATCCTCACGCGCTACTACACGACGCCGGGTGTGGCTTCGGCTCGGCGCTCGGTGTTCTGGTCGCTTTTCTTCATCCTGCTGCTCTACCTTGCGGCGCCCGCGTATGCCGTTTTCGCGAAGTGGCAGGTTTATACGCACGTGGTCGGGCTGCCGATCCATGAGTTGCCCCAATGGGTCGGCTCCTGGGCAAGGGTCGGGATGGTGCGGGTCGAGGATGTGAACGGTGACGGCGTACTCCAGCTCGCGGAACTCAGTCTCAATCCGGACGTGATCGTGCTGGCCCTGCCGGAGATCGCGGGCCTGCCTTACGTGGTCTCGGGGCTGATTGCCGCGGGCGGTCTCGCGGCTGCGTTGTCGACGGCTGATGGTTTGCTGCTCACCATTTCGAGCGCGCTCTCGCACGATCTGTATTACCGGATGATCAATCCCGGCGCTTCCATTCCCCGTCGCCTGGTTGTGTCGAAGACGGCGCTGCTGCTGGTGGCTTTCCTCGCGGCGGCGCTGGCTTCGACGCGGCCCGAGAGCATTGTCCAGACAGTGGGATTCGCGTTCTCTATCGCCGCCGCGGGCTTCTTCCCCGCGCTCGTGCTGGGTTTCTTCTGGGTTCGCGCCAACAAGTGGGGTGCGTTGGCGGGCATGCTCGCGGGGCTCGCCATCACGTTGTACTACGCGGCCCGCACGCATCCCTTCCTGGGCGGTTCCATGGAACACGCCTGGTTCGGCATCGAACCCATTGCGAGTGGCGTCTTCGGCGTGATGACCGGTTTCGTCGTGATGGTTGTCGTCACCTTGTTGACGCCGCCTCCGCCCGCCGCCGTACGAGAACTGGTGGAATCCACCCGGCATCCGGCACCGGACGAAGGCGCGACCTAA
- a CDS encoding DUF294 nucleotidyltransferase-like domain-containing protein translates to MRASATELGALTASTAAFSLHDPLRGLIRRQPFTVTPVTPVRDALEQMNALRIGSVIVVDDDARPRGILTFSDVLSRIVLAAEGDLWRPVEEVMTTRVFTLSADASAYEAVLLMARRNIRYVCVTEADGRLLGVVSRGDLYSAQRLASEDVVNAVLSARDIAALAEAARAVRSFSHRLVGQGLGAEQAIQWISSLNELVSLQAIELVAADHALPQVPWCWLALGSEGRFEQTLATDQDNGLVFEAADAAEAEILRPRFIAFAKAVNAALAACGFPLCRGQIMAGNPQWCLSSAEWRSRFAGWINEAEPAALLKASIFFDFRALHGEARLADELRAWLTERAQGAALFLRLMAANALQCRPPLGWFARFQLERSGEHPGTLELKMHGIRPYVDAARLFALGQGLRATSTVQRLREAAAHPTFEGEDMAAVIDGFHFIQLLRLRNQQGERRYGSPNRLDPHRDLNHLERQVLRHAFAQAQRLQERLRLDYRL, encoded by the coding sequence ATGCGCGCCTCCGCTACTGAGCTTGGCGCGCTGACCGCGTCAACGGCCGCCTTCTCGCTCCACGATCCCCTGCGCGGCCTGATTCGCCGTCAGCCTTTTACTGTGACGCCGGTGACGCCGGTGCGCGATGCGCTCGAGCAGATGAATGCGCTGCGCATCGGCTCGGTGATCGTGGTCGACGACGACGCGCGGCCGCGCGGCATCCTGACCTTCAGCGATGTGCTCAGCCGCATCGTGCTGGCCGCCGAAGGCGACCTGTGGCGGCCGGTGGAAGAAGTGATGACCACGCGGGTGTTCACCCTTTCCGCCGATGCTTCCGCCTACGAGGCCGTGTTGTTGATGGCCCGCCGCAACATCCGCTATGTGTGTGTGACCGAAGCCGACGGCCGCCTGCTCGGCGTGGTCTCGCGCGGCGACCTTTACAGCGCCCAGCGTCTGGCTTCGGAAGATGTCGTCAACGCGGTGCTCTCTGCGCGCGACATTGCCGCGCTGGCCGAGGCCGCGCGCGCGGTACGCAGCTTCTCGCATCGCCTGGTGGGGCAGGGCCTGGGGGCCGAGCAGGCGATCCAGTGGATCAGCTCCCTCAATGAGCTGGTGAGCCTGCAGGCGATCGAGCTCGTCGCGGCTGACCACGCGCTGCCGCAGGTGCCATGGTGCTGGCTCGCGCTCGGCTCGGAAGGACGCTTCGAGCAGACCCTCGCAACGGACCAGGACAACGGGCTTGTCTTCGAGGCGGCCGATGCGGCGGAGGCCGAAATCCTGCGGCCGCGCTTCATCGCCTTCGCGAAAGCGGTGAACGCGGCGCTCGCCGCTTGCGGATTTCCGCTCTGCCGCGGCCAGATCATGGCGGGCAATCCGCAGTGGTGCCTCTCGAGCGCCGAGTGGCGGAGCCGCTTCGCCGGCTGGATCAACGAGGCCGAACCCGCGGCCCTGCTCAAGGCCAGCATCTTCTTCGACTTCCGTGCGCTGCATGGCGAGGCACGCCTGGCCGATGAACTGCGTGCCTGGCTAACCGAGCGCGCGCAGGGCGCTGCGCTTTTTCTGCGCCTGATGGCCGCGAACGCCCTGCAATGCCGGCCTCCGCTGGGCTGGTTCGCGCGCTTTCAGCTGGAGCGCAGCGGCGAGCACCCCGGCACTCTGGAGCTGAAGATGCATGGCATCCGGCCCTACGTGGACGCCGCCCGACTCTTCGCGTTGGGGCAGGGCCTGCGCGCCACAAGTACCGTGCAGCGATTGCGCGAAGCCGCCGCCCATCCGACTTTCGAGGGCGAGGACATGGCCGCGGTGATCGACGGCTTCCACTTCATTCAGCTGCTGCGCCTGCGCAACCAGCAGGGCGAGCGGCGCTACGGTTCGCCCAACCGACTCGACCCACACCGCGACCTCAACCATCTGGAGCGGCAGGTGCTGCGCCACGCCTTTGCGCAGGCACAGCGCCTGCAGGAGCGCCTGCGCCTGGACTATCGACTCTGA
- a CDS encoding fumarate hydratase, with the protein MSTVIKQADLIDSVTGALQYISYYHPVDYIKNLARAYELEQSDAAKDAMAQILINSRLCAEGHRPICQDTGIVTVFVKVGMDVRWEGFTGSLDDAINEGVRRAYNDPDNKLRASILLDPAGARKNSRDNTPAVIHYSLVPGNTVDITVAAKGGGSENKSKMAMLNPSDSIVDWVLKTVPTMGAGWCPPGMLGIGIGGTAEKAALLAKESLMDPIDMQELIARGPQNRIEELRVELYEKVNALGIGAQGLGGLTTVLDVKILDYPTHAASLPIAMIPNCAATRHAHFVLDGSGPVHLDPPSLDDWPSLTYDTSKGKRVNLDTVTREEVASWKPGDVLLLNGKMLTGRDAAHKRMVDMLNKGESLPVDLAGRFIYYVGPVDPVRDEVVGPAGPTTATRMDKFTEQVLAQTGLLGMIGKSERGPTAIEAIKKHQSVYLMAVGGAAYLVSKAIKASRTVAFADLGMEAIYEFTVQDMPVTVAVDSAGTSVHNTGPKEWQAKIGKIPVAVA; encoded by the coding sequence ATGAGCACCGTCATCAAGCAGGCCGACCTGATCGATAGCGTCACCGGGGCCCTGCAGTACATCAGCTATTACCACCCGGTCGACTACATCAAGAACCTGGCCCGCGCCTACGAGCTGGAACAGAGCGACGCCGCCAAGGACGCGATGGCCCAGATCCTGATCAACTCGCGCCTGTGCGCCGAAGGCCACCGTCCGATCTGTCAGGACACCGGCATCGTCACGGTGTTCGTGAAGGTGGGGATGGACGTGCGCTGGGAAGGCTTCACCGGCTCGCTGGATGACGCCATCAACGAGGGCGTGCGTCGCGCCTACAACGATCCGGACAACAAGCTGCGCGCCTCCATCCTTCTGGACCCGGCCGGCGCGCGCAAGAACAGCCGCGACAACACGCCGGCGGTGATCCACTACAGCCTCGTGCCGGGCAACACCGTGGATATCACCGTGGCGGCCAAGGGCGGCGGCTCGGAGAACAAGAGCAAGATGGCCATGCTCAACCCCTCCGACTCCATCGTGGACTGGGTGCTCAAGACCGTGCCGACCATGGGCGCGGGCTGGTGTCCGCCGGGGATGCTGGGCATCGGCATCGGCGGTACAGCAGAGAAGGCCGCGCTCCTCGCCAAGGAGTCGCTGATGGATCCGATCGACATGCAGGAGCTCATCGCGCGCGGTCCGCAGAATCGCATCGAGGAACTGCGCGTCGAACTCTACGAGAAGGTCAATGCGCTGGGCATCGGCGCACAGGGCCTGGGTGGCCTCACCACCGTGCTCGACGTGAAAATCCTCGACTACCCGACGCATGCCGCCTCGCTGCCGATCGCGATGATCCCGAACTGCGCCGCCACGCGCCACGCGCACTTCGTACTGGACGGCTCGGGCCCGGTCCATCTGGACCCGCCTTCGCTGGACGACTGGCCCTCGCTCACCTACGACACGTCCAAGGGCAAGCGCGTCAATCTCGATACCGTCACCCGCGAGGAAGTCGCATCCTGGAAGCCGGGCGACGTGCTGCTGCTCAACGGCAAGATGCTCACGGGCCGCGACGCCGCGCACAAGCGCATGGTCGATATGCTCAACAAGGGCGAATCGCTGCCGGTCGATCTGGCCGGGCGCTTCATCTACTACGTCGGCCCGGTCGATCCGGTCCGCGATGAAGTCGTCGGCCCTGCCGGCCCGACCACTGCGACCCGCATGGACAAGTTCACCGAACAAGTGCTCGCGCAGACCGGCCTGCTGGGCATGATCGGCAAGTCCGAACGCGGCCCGACCGCAATCGAGGCGATCAAGAAGCACCAGTCGGTCTACCTGATGGCGGTGGGCGGCGCGGCCTACCTCGTGTCCAAGGCGATCAAGGCGTCGCGCACCGTGGCTTTCGCGGACCTCGGCATGGAAGCGATCTACGAATTCACCGTGCAGGACATGCCGGTCACGGTGGCGGTGGATTCGGCGGGCACCTCGGTGCACAACACCGGACCCAAGGAATGGCAGGCGAAGATCGGTAAGATCCCCGTCGCGGTCGCCTGA
- a CDS encoding exonuclease domain-containing protein, whose protein sequence is MMSLLRARAFLLGICLLPLLGGALGMAAMWADMEPSERLRMAAAVSTRLPLLLLFLSLGFVVAVVMAWRALGRLRREARALGETADLGVGLPQDAISPTLKAAGLLEPLAGPMARLIEASRSAHEEDTERLAAVRAGADQERNQLAALVAELPQAVIASNREGRILLYNERARQLFASGSGEASLVGLGRPIGDVFDRRLLAHARDRILASLAGGSSSALVSFVTSTAAGRLVRVRVCPVLAPGEAPAGERIYAHLLLSDDVTREAEQSQRRERLFEQLTDAQLGSLRVLQTQTRVLQEARHEQDRAAIETLLAESERMAGRIAAARSDFADVLFSATARERISARDLLLAAQRRIEARTGLATRIEAVESGLWLEVESFALIQVLTTLARRVLDACEAREVRLSLLSEDSRARLGLSWTGIALSSETAAGWEMEPMSLGGEPSPRSIRDVLSRHDGEILYERERASALSRFMLCLPAAGGEAEVADPSPKGRPEYYDFDLFAWGARDEAPDARSLAELAYTVFDTETTGLRPSEGDEIIQLGAVRIVKGKLLRGERFEQLVDPARAIDPASQRIHGIAREALVGQPSIAQVLPAFHTFARDTVLVGHNAAFDMRFLQMKEAETGIVFDQPVLDTLLLSAVLHPEQEDRRLEAIAERFGIAVVDRHQALADALLTAQLFLRMIPLLAGKGIVSLRDARTACEKTFYARLRY, encoded by the coding sequence ATGATGTCGCTGCTGCGCGCACGCGCTTTCCTTCTTGGAATTTGCCTGCTGCCCTTGCTGGGTGGCGCGCTGGGCATGGCAGCAATGTGGGCCGACATGGAACCCTCGGAGCGGCTGCGCATGGCCGCCGCGGTATCGACCCGCCTGCCACTGCTGTTGCTGTTTCTCTCCTTGGGTTTTGTCGTGGCGGTGGTGATGGCGTGGCGCGCATTGGGTCGCCTGCGGCGCGAAGCGCGGGCCCTGGGTGAAACCGCCGACCTCGGTGTGGGACTGCCGCAGGACGCGATCTCGCCGACACTCAAGGCTGCAGGTTTGCTGGAGCCGCTTGCCGGCCCGATGGCCCGCCTGATCGAGGCTTCGCGCTCCGCGCACGAGGAAGATACCGAGCGCCTCGCCGCCGTGCGCGCCGGCGCCGACCAGGAGCGTAACCAGCTCGCGGCGCTCGTGGCCGAGCTGCCGCAGGCGGTGATCGCCAGCAATCGGGAAGGCCGCATCCTGCTCTACAACGAGCGCGCGCGACAGCTCTTCGCTTCGGGCTCGGGCGAGGCCTCCCTGGTCGGGCTGGGCCGTCCGATCGGCGACGTCTTCGACCGCCGGCTGCTGGCGCATGCCCGCGATCGCATCCTCGCGAGCTTGGCCGGTGGCAGCAGCAGCGCGCTGGTGAGCTTCGTCACCAGCACGGCGGCCGGCCGACTGGTGCGCGTACGCGTCTGCCCGGTGCTCGCGCCGGGTGAGGCGCCCGCGGGGGAGCGGATCTATGCGCATTTGCTGCTGAGTGACGACGTGACGCGCGAGGCCGAGCAGAGCCAGCGGCGCGAGCGGCTCTTCGAACAATTGACCGATGCGCAGCTGGGCAGCCTGCGGGTGCTGCAGACTCAGACGCGCGTCTTGCAGGAGGCGAGGCACGAGCAGGACCGCGCGGCGATCGAGACCCTGCTGGCGGAGAGCGAACGGATGGCCGGCCGCATCGCGGCGGCCCGCAGCGACTTTGCGGACGTGTTGTTCAGCGCCACCGCGCGCGAGCGCATTTCCGCGCGCGATCTCTTGCTTGCCGCGCAGCGGCGGATCGAAGCCCGCACGGGCCTGGCGACGCGCATCGAAGCAGTGGAGTCGGGCCTCTGGCTGGAGGTGGAGAGCTTTGCGCTGATCCAGGTGCTGACCACGCTCGCGCGCCGCGTGCTCGACGCCTGCGAGGCGCGCGAAGTGCGCCTGTCCTTGCTCTCGGAGGATTCGCGCGCGCGTCTTGGGCTGAGCTGGACGGGCATCGCGCTCTCGTCGGAGACGGCCGCCGGCTGGGAGATGGAACCGATGAGCCTGGGTGGCGAACCCAGTCCGCGATCGATCCGCGACGTGCTCTCCCGCCACGACGGCGAGATCCTCTACGAGCGGGAGCGCGCCAGCGCACTCTCGCGCTTCATGCTCTGCCTCCCGGCCGCGGGCGGGGAGGCAGAGGTCGCGGATCCCTCGCCCAAGGGGCGGCCCGAGTACTACGACTTCGACCTCTTCGCCTGGGGCGCACGCGACGAAGCGCCGGATGCGCGCAGCCTCGCGGAACTCGCCTACACCGTCTTCGATACCGAGACCACCGGCCTGCGACCCTCGGAGGGCGACGAGATCATCCAGCTTGGCGCGGTGCGCATCGTCAAAGGCAAGCTGTTGCGCGGCGAGCGCTTTGAGCAATTGGTGGACCCGGCGCGTGCGATTGATCCGGCCTCGCAACGCATCCACGGGATCGCCCGCGAGGCGCTGGTCGGCCAGCCGAGCATCGCCCAGGTACTGCCGGCCTTCCACACCTTCGCGCGCGACACCGTGCTGGTGGGGCACAACGCCGCTTTCGACATGCGCTTCCTGCAGATGAAGGAGGCCGAGACCGGCATCGTCTTCGACCAGCCGGTGCTCGACACGCTGCTGCTTTCCGCGGTTCTGCATCCGGAGCAAGAGGACCGCCGCCTGGAGGCAATCGCGGAGCGCTTCGGGATCGCGGTCGTGGATCGTCACCAGGCCCTGGCCGACGCGCTGCTCACCGCCCAGCTCTTCCTGCGCATGATCCCGCTGCTCGCCGGCAAGGGCATCGTCAGCCTGCGCGATGCCCGCACGGCCTGCGAGAAGACCTTCTATGCGCGCCTCCGCTACTGA
- the acs gene encoding acetate--CoA ligase, whose product MSNTETALHEHKTYPPAPSVVAAATISGVAAYEALCQEAERDYEGYWARLAREHLNWKQPFEKVLNASDAPFFKWFEDGKLNVSYNCLDRNVEAGLGDKTAIIFETDDGSVRRVSYRELLALVSRFANGLKSLGIKKGDRVVIYMPMSVEGIAAMQACARIGATHSVVFGGFSAKSVQERIVDAGAVAVLTADEQCRGGKAIPLKAVIDEALAMGGCESIRSVVVYKRTGGPCNMTAGRDVWLSDLLASQSETCEPEWVEAEHPLFLLYTSGSTGKPKGVQHASGGYLLHAVLTTKWTFDLKPDDIFWCTADIGWVTGHTYITYGPLACGGTQIVFEGVPTYPDAGRFWKMIAAHKATIFYTAPTAIRSLIKASEANPAAHPRNYDLTSLRLLGSVGEPINPAAWEWYHENVGGSRCPIVDTFWQTETGGHMITPLPGVTTLVPGSCTLPFPGIQAAVVDETGNDVPWGQGGILVVKKPWPSMIRNIWGDPERFKKSYYPQDFQGRYYLAGDGAIRDKDNGYFTITGRIDDVLNVSGHRMGTMEIESALVANPLVAEAAVVGRPDELTGEAICAFVVLKGARPTGESAKKMVKELQDWVGREIGPIAKPKDIRFGENLPKTRSGKIMRRLLRALAKGEAITQDVSTLENPAILEQLKSSA is encoded by the coding sequence ATGTCCAACACCGAGACTGCGCTGCACGAGCACAAGACCTATCCGCCTGCGCCTTCTGTGGTGGCCGCGGCCACCATCTCCGGCGTGGCGGCCTACGAGGCGCTCTGCCAGGAGGCCGAGCGCGACTACGAAGGCTACTGGGCGCGCCTCGCCCGGGAGCACCTGAACTGGAAGCAGCCCTTCGAGAAGGTGCTCAACGCCAGCGACGCGCCCTTCTTCAAGTGGTTCGAAGACGGCAAGCTCAACGTCTCCTACAACTGCCTGGATCGCAACGTCGAGGCCGGCCTGGGCGACAAGACCGCGATCATCTTCGAGACCGACGATGGCAGCGTGCGCCGCGTGAGCTATCGCGAACTGCTCGCGCTGGTGAGCCGCTTCGCCAACGGCTTGAAGTCGCTCGGCATCAAGAAGGGCGACCGCGTCGTCATCTACATGCCGATGTCGGTCGAAGGCATCGCCGCGATGCAGGCCTGCGCACGCATCGGTGCCACGCACTCGGTGGTCTTCGGTGGTTTCTCCGCCAAGAGCGTGCAGGAGCGCATCGTCGATGCCGGCGCGGTGGCCGTGCTTACGGCGGATGAGCAATGCCGAGGCGGCAAGGCGATTCCGCTCAAGGCGGTGATCGACGAGGCACTCGCCATGGGCGGCTGCGAGAGCATCCGCAGCGTGGTGGTGTACAAGCGCACCGGCGGCCCCTGCAACATGACGGCCGGGCGCGATGTGTGGCTGTCGGATCTGCTCGCCAGCCAGTCCGAGACCTGCGAACCGGAATGGGTCGAGGCCGAGCATCCGCTCTTCCTCCTCTACACCTCCGGTTCCACCGGCAAGCCCAAGGGCGTCCAGCATGCCTCCGGCGGCTACCTGCTGCATGCGGTGCTGACGACGAAGTGGACCTTCGATCTGAAACCGGACGACATCTTCTGGTGCACCGCCGACATCGGCTGGGTCACCGGCCACACCTACATCACCTACGGGCCGCTCGCCTGTGGCGGCACGCAGATCGTCTTCGAAGGCGTACCGACCTATCCGGACGCGGGCCGCTTCTGGAAGATGATCGCCGCCCACAAGGCGACGATCTTCTACACGGCGCCCACGGCGATCCGCTCGCTGATCAAGGCGTCCGAAGCCAATCCGGCCGCGCATCCGCGCAACTACGACCTGACAAGCCTGCGCTTGCTCGGTTCGGTGGGCGAGCCTATTAATCCGGCGGCCTGGGAGTGGTACCACGAGAATGTGGGCGGCAGCCGCTGCCCGATCGTGGACACCTTCTGGCAGACCGAAACCGGCGGCCACATGATCACGCCGCTGCCGGGCGTCACGACGCTCGTTCCTGGCTCCTGCACGCTGCCGTTCCCGGGCATCCAGGCCGCAGTGGTGGATGAGACCGGCAACGATGTGCCCTGGGGGCAGGGCGGGATCCTGGTGGTGAAGAAGCCCTGGCCCTCAATGATCCGCAACATCTGGGGCGATCCGGAGCGCTTCAAGAAGAGCTACTACCCGCAGGATTTCCAGGGCCGCTACTACCTCGCCGGCGACGGCGCGATCCGCGACAAGGACAACGGCTACTTCACGATCACCGGTCGCATCGACGACGTACTCAACGTGTCCGGCCACCGCATGGGCACGATGGAGATCGAGTCGGCCCTGGTGGCCAATCCGCTGGTCGCCGAGGCCGCCGTGGTGGGGCGCCCGGACGAGCTGACCGGCGAGGCGATCTGCGCTTTCGTGGTGCTCAAGGGCGCGCGCCCGACGGGTGAGTCGGCCAAGAAGATGGTCAAGGAGCTGCAGGACTGGGTGGGCCGCGAAATCGGCCCGATCGCCAAGCCCAAAGACATCCGTTTCGGCGAGAACTTGCCGAAGACGCGTTCCGGAAAAATCATGCGTCGATTGCTGCGGGCACTAGCCAAAGGCGAAGCAATCACGCAGGATGTGTCGACCTTGGAGAATCCGGCAATTCTGGAACAACTAAAAAGTAGCGCTTGA
- a CDS encoding IS3 family transposase (programmed frameshift), whose protein sequence is MEVLSGPERRRRWSADEKLAMVRESFEPGKTVSMVARQHGVNPNQLFHWRKLYQDGSLSAVSAGEEVVPASELSDALKQIRELQRLLGKKTMENEILREAVEVMKSRKLDCALALVAGGRPVKPVCDVLGVARSNLSAKLSRSAGWRDRRTARVTDDAGLVEEIRLAVADLPSYGYRRVWALLRRERERQRAAPVNVKRVYRVMRDHALLLERKPVLPHIERRHDGRVAVDNSNQRWCSDGFEFRCDNGEPLRVTFALDCCDREAMSWVASTGGYSADGVRDVMLAAVEQRFGHALAAPSEIEWLTDNGSGYIAHRTRAFAAEIGLKPLTTPVSSPQSNGMAESFVKTMKRDYIAFMPKPDVPTAMRNLALAFEHYNEFHPHSALGYRTPREFRRRTSSSTQG, encoded by the exons ATGGAAGTGTTGAGCGGGCCGGAGCGCCGGCGCAGATGGTCGGCGGACGAGAAGCTGGCCATGGTTCGAGAGAGTTTCGAGCCCGGAAAGACGGTCTCGATGGTGGCGCGCCAACACGGCGTGAATCCGAATCAGCTATTCCACTGGCGCAAGCTCTACCAGGACGGCAGCCTGTCGGCGGTCAGCGCCGGTGAGGAAGTGGTCCCCGCTTCGGAGCTGAGCGACGCACTCAAACAAATCCGGGAACTGCAGCGACTGCTCGGCAAGAAGACCATGGAGAACGAGATTCTTCGTGAGGCCGTGGAGGTGATGAAGTCGCGAAAAT TGGATTGCGCGCTCGCCCTCGTTGCCGGGGGACGACCAGTGAAACCGGTCTGCGATGTCCTCGGCGTAGCGCGCTCGAACTTATCGGCAAAGCTCTCGCGGTCAGCGGGCTGGCGTGACCGGCGCACTGCGCGCGTCACGGATGACGCCGGTCTGGTGGAGGAAATCCGGCTCGCCGTCGCCGATTTGCCCAGTTACGGCTACCGACGCGTCTGGGCGTTGTTACGTCGGGAGCGCGAGCGCCAGCGGGCAGCCCCAGTCAACGTCAAGCGGGTCTATCGGGTCATGCGTGACCACGCCCTGCTGCTGGAACGCAAGCCGGTACTGCCCCACATCGAGCGTCGGCATGACGGCCGTGTCGCGGTCGACAACAGCAACCAACGCTGGTGCTCGGACGGCTTCGAATTCCGCTGCGACAATGGCGAACCGCTGCGCGTGACCTTCGCGCTCGATTGCTGCGACCGGGAAGCCATGAGCTGGGTGGCGAGCACGGGCGGATACAGCGCCGACGGGGTTCGAGACGTGATGCTGGCCGCTGTCGAGCAACGCTTTGGCCATGCACTTGCGGCGCCTTCAGAAATCGAATGGCTGACCGACAACGGCTCGGGCTACATCGCACATCGGACGCGGGCATTTGCGGCTGAGATTGGCTTGAAGCCGCTCACCACGCCGGTGAGCAGTCCGCAAAGCAACGGCATGGCCGAGAGCTTCGTGAAGACGATGAAACGCGACTACATCGCCTTCATGCCCAAACCGGATGTGCCGACTGCGATGCGAAACCTCGCCCTCGCCTTCGAGCACTACAACGAGTTTCATCCCCACAGCGCGCTCGGATACCGCACGCCACGCGAGTTCCGCCGCAGGACCAGTTCATCAACTCAAGGGTGA